In the genome of Sinobacterium caligoides, one region contains:
- a CDS encoding calcium/sodium antiporter, with the protein MIALLPAAAAILVGFIVLVWSADKFVLGASNTARLFGLPPIIVGVVIVGIGTSAPEMLVSAIAAMHGQTGLSIGNAIGSNITNVGLILGFTAICYPLVVHSRMIKREIPVLLVVMAASLWFLSDGHLAFFEGSILLITMFLMIGYSTWEAMSHKDDPLSQEIVDEIPEEVGKGAAIFWLIIGITLLIASSKILVWGAVEIAHHFGISDLIIGLTIIAIGTSLPELAATFVAARKQEYELAVGNIIGSNTFNLLGVMGLPGIIHPSTFAPEVLTRDYPAMIALTLLLLIFSISWRRGKPGGINRFEGGILLLGYIAYMVYLGMTA; encoded by the coding sequence GTGATCGCATTGCTGCCTGCGGCTGCCGCCATACTAGTTGGCTTTATCGTCCTCGTTTGGAGTGCCGATAAATTTGTCCTCGGCGCCTCTAACACCGCCCGTCTATTTGGCTTGCCACCCATCATCGTGGGTGTCGTTATCGTCGGCATCGGCACCTCAGCCCCCGAAATGCTGGTCTCCGCCATCGCGGCAATGCATGGCCAGACAGGGCTATCGATTGGCAACGCCATCGGCTCAAACATCACCAACGTTGGCTTAATCCTTGGTTTCACCGCCATCTGCTACCCCCTTGTCGTCCACTCCCGCATGATCAAACGGGAGATTCCCGTCTTACTCGTCGTGATGGCGGCGAGCCTGTGGTTCCTCTCCGATGGCCACCTCGCTTTTTTCGAGGGTAGCATCCTACTCATCACCATGTTTCTGATGATTGGCTACTCAACCTGGGAGGCAATGAGCCATAAAGACGACCCACTCAGCCAAGAAATCGTCGACGAGATCCCAGAGGAAGTAGGCAAAGGCGCCGCAATATTTTGGCTCATTATCGGCATCACCCTGCTCATCGCCTCCTCAAAAATACTGGTCTGGGGCGCGGTAGAAATCGCTCACCACTTCGGCATCAGCGACCTGATCATCGGGCTCACCATCATCGCTATCGGCACCAGTCTGCCGGAACTGGCAGCCACCTTTGTCGCCGCTCGCAAACAAGAGTACGAGCTCGCCGTCGGTAATATTATTGGCTCGAACACCTTTAACTTACTCGGCGTCATGGGCCTACCCGGTATTATCCACCCCTCCACTTTCGCACCCGAGGTACTCACCCGCGACTACCCGGCAATGATCGCCCTAACGTTATTGTTACTGATTTTTTCTATCAGCTGGCGTCGCGGCAAACCCGGTGGCATCAATCGCTTCGAGGGTGGAATACTGCTCCTCGGTTATATCGCTTATATGGTTTACCTTGGTATGACTGCTTAA
- a CDS encoding DUF5062 family protein → MKKLKNELGLLKEALRVGEAYAQQRGVARFEATDSAKLKAEYIYKLLVHDNLIQPLAKGQVSEPNIKHKLALWISRKLPEDHALLK, encoded by the coding sequence ATGAAGAAATTGAAGAATGAACTGGGCTTATTGAAAGAGGCGCTACGCGTTGGTGAAGCCTATGCACAGCAGCGTGGTGTCGCAAGGTTTGAGGCGACAGATTCGGCCAAGTTAAAGGCAGAATATATTTATAAGCTATTGGTGCATGACAACCTGATTCAGCCATTGGCGAAGGGGCAGGTAAGCGAGCCTAACATTAAGCATAAGTTGGCGCTGTGGATCTCGCGTAAGTTACCGGAGGATCACGCGCTACTGAAATAG
- a CDS encoding Dabb family protein — translation MSKRVRLYCLLLALLLGGSALSTLHAEQVKKTERVKTDQAKPVQHIVLLWLKDAGNPSGVAQVIAASHKLADIPGVDDLTVGPALPSERQLVDDSFDVAITMHFASPRAMDHYLASEPHRQIVAAEIKPLLSKIVVYDMTPQPATNRL, via the coding sequence ATGTCTAAGCGTGTTCGATTATATTGCCTACTACTGGCGCTGCTGCTTGGCGGCTCCGCCCTTTCGACATTGCATGCAGAGCAGGTTAAAAAAACGGAGCGAGTAAAAACCGACCAGGCTAAGCCCGTACAGCACATAGTTCTGCTGTGGCTGAAGGATGCAGGTAACCCTAGTGGTGTGGCTCAAGTTATTGCGGCCTCGCATAAGCTGGCCGACATTCCTGGCGTAGACGATTTAACCGTAGGGCCTGCCCTGCCAAGCGAACGTCAGTTGGTCGACGATAGCTTTGACGTGGCGATTACGATGCACTTTGCCTCGCCTCGGGCGATGGATCACTATTTGGCCAGCGAGCCTCACCGGCAGATAGTGGCGGCGGAGATAAAACCATTGCTGTCTAAGATTGTGGTCTATGACATGACGCCGCAGCCAGCCACAAATCGCTTATAG
- a CDS encoding YkgJ family cysteine cluster protein, giving the protein MQCRTNCGACCIAPSISVSLPALPLGKAAGERCPHLDALHRCSLFGQPQRPATCAGFAAEHEVCGDSRAQALTIIATLEVATQS; this is encoded by the coding sequence ATGCAATGCCGAACGAATTGTGGGGCGTGCTGTATCGCCCCGAGCATCAGCGTCTCTCTGCCAGCGCTGCCACTGGGTAAGGCGGCGGGCGAGCGCTGTCCACACCTTGACGCGCTGCACCGCTGCAGCTTATTCGGTCAGCCTCAACGTCCTGCGACCTGTGCCGGCTTTGCAGCGGAGCATGAGGTCTGCGGCGATAGTCGTGCCCAGGCGCTAACAATTATTGCAACACTGGAAGTGGCGACGCAAAGTTAG
- a CDS encoding efflux RND transporter permease subunit has protein sequence MAATLIQRYDRTVLQRPLLTLVVVGALLVIAMLGLRHTEFDASADSLVLEGDKDLTYAREIGRLYQSQEFLMVTYQPSTPLYDDDTLARLHKLRDALLTVEGIDAVNSILDVPLLYSPKVSVTDLTGSLPTIESPNIDKRLVANEFAQSPIYKDLLVNQDHTVTVLQLNLRRDAHYFQLLQEREQLRLERREGVLSPEDATRLKAVETQFADYSLVVGARQQRLVSDVRALLDNYRSDATMFLGGVPMIAVDMINFVKGDLAVFGGAILFFIVVIMWIIFRAARWIVTPLLICSVSAASLLGLFGWLDWRLTVISSNLVAILLIVNLAILIHLIVRYRELQCSFPERSQRQLLLETVALMFKPCFYTTLTTLVAFASLVASGIRPVIDFGWMMCIGVGVALLLSFVLLPPILLLMGRRADAPSAGSSAPMTIRFAVMADHHGRAIAWLTLLALVVSVVGISQLKVENRFIDYFHEDTEIYRGMVTIDRELGGTIPLDVIIDASHEQLVLAGLVEGEVAPVTEAVANDDSASVDDEFDELFGDDFADEGDAFASDGDKHVGNVWFTVAGMRKITEVHDYLDALPETGKVLSLATLYEIMGDIMGNVDDIQLSLVHNKMPEAVQDALVTPFYNAEQHQARISLRIKEGSETLQRDKLLKKIHHDIVTQFDLEPEQVHLTGMLVLYNNMLQSLFRSQILTLAAVFVAITLMFLMLFRSLKLALIGVAPNMLVALLVLGGMGLLGIPLDMMTITIAAIGIGIGVDNNIHYIHRFKREFSDDGDYIAAMYRSHGSIGKAVFYTSTIIVIGFSVLVLSNFTPSIYFGLLTSFAMFAALMGALLLLPRLLIWFKPFGPDSRG, from the coding sequence ATGGCTGCCACCTTGATTCAACGCTATGACCGCACCGTCCTACAGCGACCGTTGCTAACGCTCGTCGTTGTTGGTGCTTTACTGGTTATCGCCATGTTGGGGCTAAGACACACGGAGTTTGATGCCTCGGCGGACTCGCTCGTGTTGGAAGGCGATAAGGACCTCACTTATGCCCGTGAAATAGGTCGCTTATATCAGTCACAAGAATTTCTTATGGTCACTTATCAGCCCAGCACGCCGCTCTATGATGACGATACCCTAGCCCGCTTGCATAAGCTGCGTGATGCCCTGTTGACGGTCGAGGGCATTGACGCGGTTAACAGTATCCTCGATGTGCCGCTGCTTTACAGCCCGAAAGTTAGCGTCACCGATCTGACCGGATCCCTACCGACCATCGAGTCGCCGAATATCGATAAGCGCTTGGTGGCGAACGAGTTTGCACAGAGCCCTATCTACAAGGATCTGTTGGTCAACCAGGATCACACCGTAACGGTGCTGCAGTTAAACCTGCGCCGCGATGCCCACTATTTCCAGTTGCTGCAAGAGCGTGAACAGCTGCGCCTTGAGCGCCGTGAAGGTGTTTTATCCCCCGAGGATGCCACACGTTTGAAAGCGGTCGAGACTCAGTTTGCCGATTACTCGCTGGTGGTTGGAGCGCGTCAACAGCGCTTGGTCAGCGATGTACGGGCACTGCTGGATAACTATCGCAGCGATGCCACGATGTTTCTCGGCGGAGTGCCGATGATCGCCGTTGATATGATTAATTTCGTCAAGGGCGATCTTGCCGTCTTCGGCGGCGCAATATTGTTTTTTATCGTGGTGATCATGTGGATTATTTTTCGTGCTGCGCGCTGGATTGTGACGCCGCTGCTGATCTGCTCGGTAAGTGCCGCCTCTTTGTTAGGACTGTTTGGTTGGTTGGATTGGCGTTTGACCGTCATCTCTTCAAATCTCGTGGCGATTCTATTAATCGTTAATTTGGCGATCTTGATTCACTTGATCGTTCGCTACCGTGAGTTACAGTGCAGCTTTCCCGAGCGCAGTCAGCGTCAGCTGCTGTTGGAAACCGTAGCGCTAATGTTTAAGCCGTGCTTTTATACTACCTTAACGACGTTGGTCGCCTTCGCCTCACTGGTTGCTAGTGGTATTCGGCCGGTGATCGATTTTGGCTGGATGATGTGTATCGGCGTTGGCGTCGCTCTATTGCTCTCCTTCGTATTGTTGCCGCCGATCCTATTGTTGATGGGCCGTCGTGCCGACGCACCCAGCGCCGGCAGCAGTGCTCCGATGACGATCCGCTTCGCGGTGATGGCCGATCACCACGGTCGTGCCATTGCCTGGTTGACGCTATTGGCGCTGGTAGTCAGTGTTGTCGGTATCAGCCAGCTGAAAGTTGAGAATCGCTTCATCGATTACTTTCATGAAGACACGGAGATCTACCGTGGCATGGTGACCATCGATCGTGAGCTGGGCGGCACTATCCCGCTCGACGTTATTATCGACGCCAGTCATGAGCAGTTGGTGTTGGCAGGGTTGGTGGAGGGTGAGGTGGCACCCGTGACAGAAGCTGTCGCTAACGATGATAGTGCTAGCGTTGATGATGAGTTCGACGAGTTGTTTGGTGATGACTTTGCCGATGAAGGTGATGCCTTCGCCAGCGATGGCGATAAGCATGTCGGCAATGTTTGGTTCACCGTCGCCGGCATGCGCAAGATTACTGAGGTGCATGACTATCTCGATGCGCTGCCGGAGACGGGCAAAGTCTTGTCGTTGGCGACACTCTACGAAATCATGGGCGATATCATGGGTAACGTCGATGATATTCAGTTGAGCTTGGTGCATAACAAAATGCCGGAGGCGGTGCAGGATGCGTTGGTGACGCCTTTTTATAATGCAGAACAGCATCAGGCGCGGATTAGCCTGAGGATAAAAGAGGGCAGTGAGACCTTGCAGCGTGACAAACTGTTGAAGAAAATCCATCACGACATTGTTACGCAATTCGATCTAGAGCCTGAGCAGGTTCATCTGACCGGTATGCTGGTTCTGTATAACAACATGCTGCAGAGCCTCTTTCGCTCACAGATACTGACATTGGCGGCGGTGTTTGTCGCCATTACGCTGATGTTCTTGATGCTGTTTCGCTCACTGAAGCTGGCGTTGATCGGTGTGGCGCCCAACATGTTAGTGGCACTGTTAGTACTCGGTGGTATGGGATTGTTAGGTATTCCCCTCGATATGATGACGATTACTATTGCGGCGATCGGTATCGGTATTGGTGTGGATAACAACATTCACTATATCCATCGCTTTAAGCGTGAGTTTAGCGATGACGGCGATTATATCGCGGCGATGTACCGCTCACATGGCAGCATCGGTAAGGCGGTTTTTTATACCTCGACGATCATTGTGATTGGTTTTTCGGTGTTAGTGTTGTCGAACTTTACACCCAGTATTTATTTCGGTCTATTGACCAGTTTCGCGATGTTCGCGGCGCTGATGGGGGCTTTATTGTTATTGCCGAGGCTATTAATTTGGTTTAAGCCATTTGGTCCAGATAGTCGGGGCTAG
- a CDS encoding flavin prenyltransferase UbiX — protein MKQIALAITGASGAQYGVRLLQCLLEGGHQVQLMVSEAAFEVIEIETELRWPRELTELQSQLDQQYQLAPGQLRIFSRQQWLAPVASGSSPLDAMVICPCSGGTLSAISCGASNNLIERAADVVLKERRQLIIVPREAPYSQIHLENMLKLTKMGAVVIPASPGFYQQPSSVQEMIDFIVARILDQLGIAQTLLPAWDGVE, from the coding sequence ATGAAACAGATTGCACTGGCGATAACCGGCGCCTCTGGCGCTCAGTATGGCGTTCGTCTGTTGCAGTGCCTGCTCGAGGGGGGGCATCAGGTGCAGCTGATGGTCTCGGAGGCCGCCTTTGAGGTCATTGAGATAGAGACCGAGTTGCGCTGGCCCCGTGAACTAACGGAGCTGCAGTCGCAGCTTGATCAGCAGTATCAACTGGCGCCTGGCCAGCTGCGCATCTTTTCCCGCCAGCAGTGGCTGGCACCGGTCGCCTCGGGTTCGAGCCCGCTCGATGCGATGGTCATCTGCCCGTGTAGTGGCGGCACGCTGTCGGCGATCAGCTGCGGTGCCAGTAATAACCTTATTGAACGAGCTGCCGATGTGGTGCTGAAAGAGCGTCGTCAGTTGATTATTGTGCCCCGCGAGGCGCCATACTCGCAGATTCATTTAGAGAATATGCTGAAGCTGACCAAGATGGGGGCGGTGGTGATTCCGGCCTCGCCTGGTTTCTATCAGCAGCCGAGCAGCGTGCAGGAGATGATCGATTTTATTGTCGCACGCATTCTTGATCAGCTAGGTATCGCACAAACGTTACTGCCCGCCTGGGATGGTGTTGAGTAG
- the mpl gene encoding UDP-N-acetylmuramate:L-alanyl-gamma-D-glutamyl-meso-diaminopimelate ligase, whose translation MHVHILGICGTFMGSLAVIAKELGHTVTGSDANVYPPMSTQLEEQGIELIKGFDPAQLEPRPDIVVVGNAMSRGNPCVEYVLDNNIPYTSGPRWLLENVLQDKWVLAVSGTHGKTTTTAMLAWVLECANMAPGFLIGGVPKDFPCSARLGETPFFVIEADEYDSAFFDKRSKFVHYQPRTLIINNLEFDHADIFDDIAAIQRQFHHLMRTVPGNGLVIAPTQTPLIDEVITQGCWTPVQHFGSDGDWQAKLLSADGSRFEVYLQGEKQGVVDWQMTGQHSVSNALATLAAARHVGVVPSQGIEALNRFAGVKRRMEKIGEVAGVTVYDDFAHHPTAIETTLQGLRKQVGDAPITAVIEPRSNTMKMGVHQARLIGSADLADHVLWYQPSGQGWDLEALLSPTDRPKHNVFSETEALLDVLAARLEAGEQVVIMSNGGFEGLHQRLLTRLAAREAS comes from the coding sequence ATGCACGTACATATCTTGGGCATCTGTGGCACCTTCATGGGTAGCCTGGCCGTTATTGCGAAAGAGCTAGGCCATACTGTGACTGGCAGCGACGCCAACGTTTATCCGCCGATGAGCACTCAGCTGGAAGAGCAGGGCATCGAACTGATCAAGGGCTTTGACCCGGCTCAGCTGGAACCGCGGCCGGATATCGTCGTCGTAGGTAACGCGATGAGCCGGGGTAACCCCTGCGTTGAGTATGTTCTCGACAACAATATACCCTACACCTCGGGGCCGCGTTGGTTGCTCGAAAATGTGTTGCAAGATAAATGGGTCCTGGCGGTGAGCGGTACCCATGGCAAGACCACAACCACGGCGATGCTGGCCTGGGTGCTGGAGTGTGCCAATATGGCGCCGGGCTTCCTGATCGGCGGTGTGCCGAAAGACTTTCCCTGCTCGGCACGCCTCGGTGAGACGCCTTTCTTTGTCATTGAAGCCGATGAATATGACAGTGCCTTTTTCGATAAGCGTTCAAAGTTTGTCCACTATCAACCGCGCACGCTGATCATCAATAATCTGGAGTTCGATCACGCGGATATCTTTGATGATATTGCCGCGATTCAGCGTCAGTTCCACCACCTCATGCGGACGGTGCCGGGTAATGGCTTGGTCATCGCCCCTACGCAAACACCGCTGATCGATGAGGTGATTACCCAAGGTTGCTGGACCCCAGTACAGCATTTCGGCAGTGACGGTGACTGGCAGGCAAAGCTGTTGTCGGCGGACGGCAGTCGTTTCGAGGTCTATCTGCAAGGTGAGAAGCAGGGCGTCGTCGACTGGCAGATGACCGGTCAACACAGTGTGAGTAATGCGCTGGCGACCCTTGCGGCCGCGCGCCATGTCGGTGTGGTGCCAAGTCAGGGGATTGAAGCGCTCAATCGTTTTGCCGGTGTGAAGCGACGCATGGAGAAAATTGGCGAAGTCGCCGGGGTGACGGTCTACGATGACTTTGCTCATCATCCGACGGCCATTGAGACAACGTTGCAGGGCCTGCGTAAGCAAGTGGGTGATGCGCCGATCACTGCGGTGATCGAGCCTCGCTCAAATACTATGAAGATGGGCGTACATCAGGCACGACTGATCGGCAGTGCCGATCTTGCGGACCATGTGCTTTGGTATCAGCCGTCGGGGCAAGGCTGGGATTTGGAGGCGCTGCTGTCGCCGACGGATCGGCCGAAACATAATGTCTTTAGCGAGACGGAGGCGTTGCTCGATGTCTTGGCAGCGCGTCTCGAGGCTGGCGAACAAGTGGTGATCATGAGTAACGGCGGCTTTGAGGGACTACATCAGCGGTTGTTAACGCGTTTGGCGGCACGGGAGGCCTCATGA
- a CDS encoding GreA/GreB family elongation factor, with amino-acid sequence MNKEHLLQHIIASLEALKQVAIDAAMQAYRSATDDENVAENKYDTLGLEASYLAQGQAERVDACEADLAAYRQLALALKEQHTVIALGSLVRLIDDEAHSQWFLLGPAAGGHKVVFEDKTIMLITPSSPLGRELLGKEVFDEVVTTVATKRSHFEIAAVS; translated from the coding sequence ATGAATAAAGAGCATTTACTTCAACACATTATCGCAAGCCTTGAGGCCCTCAAGCAGGTTGCCATCGACGCGGCGATGCAGGCCTACCGCAGCGCAACCGATGACGAGAATGTGGCCGAGAACAAATACGACACCCTCGGCTTAGAGGCCTCTTACCTCGCCCAGGGGCAGGCGGAGCGGGTCGATGCCTGCGAGGCCGATCTCGCCGCCTACCGCCAGCTGGCCCTAGCACTGAAAGAGCAGCACACCGTGATCGCCCTCGGCAGCCTCGTGCGCCTCATCGACGACGAGGCGCATTCACAATGGTTTTTACTTGGCCCCGCCGCCGGCGGGCACAAAGTGGTCTTCGAGGATAAAACCATCATGCTCATCACTCCGTCCTCACCCCTCGGCAGAGAGCTACTCGGCAAAGAAGTCTTTGATGAGGTTGTCACGACCGTCGCCACTAAGCGCTCTCACTTCGAGATTGCTGCCGTGAGCTAA
- a CDS encoding LysR family transcriptional regulator: MDWDDLRFFLAVARSGTVSGAADKMSVNYTTVSRRLKQFEERLGMPLFDRLQNRYTLTDEGRNLLQSVSVIDHEFEKIERQLLGQDERLQGVIRIDTTDHIAELLMPHLQQFMSQHPGIELQIITNAKTIDLSKRDADISLRVTDKPPSHLVSKRVGLVTANVYASSHYLATHRQCQQLSDHNWIGWDTCYGGGAAARLIESLMPQGASISCRVNSGMALRQAIQAGIGIGHMWDFVAEQEGGLQRVDNNFPTYKLGLWLLIHRDVHRSARMQVFITFIEEILHRYFDDNDGCLVNQ; the protein is encoded by the coding sequence ATGGATTGGGATGACTTACGTTTTTTTTTAGCCGTGGCACGCAGCGGCACTGTGAGCGGTGCCGCCGATAAAATGTCCGTGAACTACACCACTGTCAGCCGTCGACTGAAACAGTTTGAAGAGCGCTTGGGGATGCCTCTGTTCGACCGGTTACAGAACCGCTACACCCTGACTGACGAGGGGCGAAATCTACTGCAATCGGTCAGCGTCATCGACCATGAATTCGAGAAAATAGAGCGCCAGCTACTCGGTCAGGATGAGCGCCTACAGGGCGTCATTCGCATCGATACCACCGATCATATCGCCGAACTACTGATGCCACACTTACAGCAGTTTATGAGCCAGCACCCCGGTATCGAGCTGCAGATTATTACCAACGCTAAAACCATCGACCTGAGTAAACGCGATGCCGACATCAGCCTGCGAGTCACCGATAAACCCCCCTCGCATCTGGTCAGCAAACGCGTCGGTCTGGTTACCGCCAACGTCTACGCCTCTTCCCACTATCTCGCCACACACCGACAGTGCCAACAGCTGAGCGACCACAACTGGATCGGCTGGGACACTTGCTATGGCGGTGGTGCTGCCGCACGGCTGATCGAGAGCCTGATGCCTCAGGGAGCCAGTATCTCATGCCGTGTTAATTCCGGCATGGCCTTACGTCAAGCAATCCAAGCCGGCATCGGTATCGGCCATATGTGGGACTTCGTCGCCGAACAAGAAGGCGGACTGCAACGCGTCGACAATAACTTCCCTACCTACAAGCTAGGGCTCTGGCTGCTGATCCATCGCGATGTGCATCGCTCGGCCAGAATGCAGGTTTTTATTACTTTTATCGAAGAAATATTGCATCGTTATTTCGATGACAATGACGGTTGCTTAGTCAACCAATGA
- a CDS encoding SGNH/GDSL hydrolase family protein — MRNTSRLLTTTVLLTVSLCFSQSHAAPINLGVIGDSVSAEYYLDGYDDGLIKSDVGTSFDTSLFARDDVCTDSSLGDLLDLFMGLVPMYTDFPARSWLQILQQQRPNMFNFGRYTDDPDFFGEPRLRGYEYNFARVGGTVVAPGFSQPEMAVQVAQMLPYAQRGELDVVFVNIGSNDFAARELKGGSFCNQGWQDFQGQLVEQMFSGIDQLISAGVSKIIIGELPLGTATSTSETNDIILSRIIETNELIKAEAAQRNLPVIDGYAFSQDPSRIDAEGNVSIGDYIIPVGSKGSMDDAIASGYAGNGELGNCASNGRCGTLKTTLKFFATDGLHPNTPIQGLIANEVLRSLNERYGYNIDLLSDAEILAAGGTFEPDNWLQIRQKGNDDCLTVKSNHVNLTVAACDASNPLQQWQMNRQGDRYQISLRNNPLGATDGSCITESGRYFTLQNCNDTANQHFDIYGGDENKNWFLKADSRNACLYQHDWYKGGKVFGGTANCGLYYSWNYMRWGFVRQGVGSPVTPSSLLP, encoded by the coding sequence ATGCGCAATACCTCTCGGTTATTAACCACTACCGTCCTACTAACAGTTTCGCTTTGCTTCTCGCAGTCACACGCCGCACCGATCAATCTCGGTGTCATTGGTGACAGCGTTTCCGCTGAATACTATCTCGATGGTTACGACGACGGACTCATCAAATCTGATGTCGGCACCAGCTTCGACACCAGCCTATTCGCCCGCGATGACGTCTGCACCGACAGCAGCCTCGGCGACCTGCTCGACCTATTTATGGGGCTCGTTCCCATGTATACCGACTTCCCCGCACGCAGTTGGTTGCAAATCCTGCAACAACAGCGCCCGAATATGTTCAATTTCGGCCGCTATACCGACGATCCTGATTTCTTCGGTGAACCCCGCCTACGCGGCTACGAATACAACTTTGCCCGCGTCGGCGGCACTGTAGTCGCACCAGGGTTCAGCCAGCCGGAGATGGCCGTGCAAGTCGCCCAGATGTTACCGTATGCTCAACGCGGCGAGTTAGACGTGGTTTTCGTCAATATCGGCAGCAACGATTTTGCCGCCAGGGAGCTCAAGGGCGGCTCATTCTGTAACCAAGGGTGGCAAGACTTCCAAGGACAACTGGTCGAGCAAATGTTTAGCGGTATCGATCAGCTGATCAGCGCCGGCGTCAGTAAAATCATTATTGGCGAGCTCCCCCTCGGCACCGCCACTAGCACCAGCGAAACCAACGACATCATCCTCAGCCGCATCATCGAGACCAATGAGTTAATCAAGGCCGAAGCGGCACAGCGAAATCTACCGGTAATTGATGGTTACGCCTTCAGCCAGGACCCAAGCCGTATCGACGCCGAGGGCAATGTCTCGATTGGCGACTATATTATTCCCGTCGGCTCCAAGGGCAGCATGGACGATGCCATCGCCAGCGGTTATGCCGGTAACGGTGAACTCGGCAACTGCGCTTCAAACGGACGCTGCGGCACACTAAAGACCACACTGAAATTCTTCGCGACCGACGGTCTGCACCCCAACACCCCGATCCAAGGATTAATCGCCAACGAAGTGCTGCGTTCGCTCAATGAACGTTACGGATACAATATCGACCTGCTCAGTGATGCAGAAATCCTCGCCGCCGGTGGCACTTTTGAACCCGACAACTGGCTGCAGATTCGCCAAAAGGGTAACGACGATTGTCTCACCGTCAAGAGTAATCACGTCAACCTTACTGTCGCTGCCTGCGATGCCAGCAACCCACTGCAACAGTGGCAGATGAACAGACAAGGCGATCGCTACCAGATCAGCCTCCGCAACAACCCACTCGGCGCAACAGATGGTAGCTGTATTACCGAGAGTGGCCGCTACTTTACGCTGCAAAATTGCAACGATACAGCCAATCAACACTTCGACATTTATGGCGGTGACGAGAATAAGAATTGGTTTCTTAAGGCTGACTCACGCAACGCCTGTCTCTACCAGCACGATTGGTACAAGGGCGGTAAAGTCTTCGGCGGTACCGCTAACTGCGGCCTCTACTACAGCTGGAATTACATGCGCTGGGGCTTTGTTCGACAGGGTGTAGGCAGCCCTGTTACCCCCAGCTCATTACTGCCATAG
- a CDS encoding MarC family protein, which produces MDHLFTQFVTVFLGFFAIMNPIANTAVFVGLTSQQDSKMQAKIAFKALLTSFLIIIAFALLGKAIFQLFGITLPALRITGGILVFLIGYQMLHGESSRLHQPGESGDDDSDMAISPLAVPILAGPGTIATAMNYSATGGWEAGIITVATFALLCTITYLCFIFGQRIVAFIGKDGLSIITRLMGLILAVIGTQMLIEGVYGAVKAFS; this is translated from the coding sequence ATGGATCATCTATTCACACAATTTGTTACTGTCTTCCTCGGCTTCTTCGCCATCATGAACCCAATCGCCAACACCGCCGTATTCGTCGGGCTAACTAGTCAGCAAGACAGTAAGATGCAGGCCAAGATTGCCTTTAAGGCACTGCTGACCTCCTTTTTAATCATCATCGCCTTCGCCCTGCTCGGTAAGGCTATCTTCCAGCTATTCGGCATCACCCTGCCTGCCCTGCGCATCACCGGCGGCATACTGGTGTTCTTGATCGGTTATCAGATGCTACACGGTGAAAGCTCACGCCTGCATCAGCCAGGCGAGAGCGGTGATGATGATAGCGACATGGCCATCTCACCGCTGGCCGTGCCTATTTTAGCGGGACCAGGGACCATCGCTACCGCCATGAACTATTCCGCCACCGGCGGTTGGGAGGCCGGCATCATCACTGTCGCCACCTTTGCTTTACTCTGCACGATCACCTATTTGTGCTTCATTTTCGGTCAGCGCATCGTCGCCTTCATCGGCAAGGACGGTCTCAGCATCATCACTCGATTAATGGGACTGATCTTAGCTGTTATCGGCACGCAGATGCTAATTGAGGGTGTCTACGGCGCCGTCAAAGCTTTCTCATAA